AAACAAGACCCCTTGGGCGAAGAAGGCGATTTCATCACAGCACCCGAAATCAGCCAGATGTTCGGCGAGATGATCGGTTTGTGGATGGCCGTGGTGTGGCAAGGCTTGAACCAGCCCGATCCCTTGAACGTGGTCGAGTTCGGCCCCGGGCGCGGCACCTTGATGGCGGACGCCTTGCGCGCCGCCCAAGCCATGGATGACTTTGACGACGCCGCGCGCGTGTGGTTGATCGAAACCAGCCCGGCCTTGCGCGCCAAACAAAAAGAAATGCTCAAGCCCACCATGCTCATGCCCGCGTGGCGCGACACGTTCGCCGACGTGGGCTCCGGCCCGCTGATCGTCTTGGGCAATGAATTTTTCGACGCCCTTCCAGTGCATCAGATCGAACGCGCGGACGACGGCTGGCGCGAACGCTTGGTTGGTCTGAACGACGAAGGCGATAAGTTTGCATTCACCCTGTCACAAGACTTGGCCGACAGCTCCGTCATCCCCGAAGAGCTGCGCAACTCCACGGTGCCGGGCAGCATCTTTGAATACCAGCCCCTATCCAAAGCCATCATGAAAGAAGTTGCCGAGCGCATCGTGGCGGAAGGCGGCGCGGC
The genomic region above belongs to Magnetovibrio sp. PR-2 and contains:
- a CDS encoding class I SAM-dependent methyltransferase, whose translation is MSALFDIIKAEIEAEGPITVARYMELALAHPEHGYYQKQDPLGEEGDFITAPEISQMFGEMIGLWMAVVWQGLNQPDPLNVVEFGPGRGTLMADALRAAQAMDDFDDAARVWLIETSPALRAKQKEMLKPTMLMPAWRDTFADVGSGPLIVLGNEFFDALPVHQIERADDGWRERLVGLNDEGDKFAFTLSQDLADSSVIPEELRNSTVPGSIFEYQPLSKAIMKEVAERIVAEGGAALFIDYGHGEHGTGETLQALRAHKYSDPLKNPGDADLTCHVDFAQLTEAAAEAGADVLGPVPQGAFLERLGMGERANMLMMSATEEQVAEIDAAYKRLTGPDEMGQLFKVMAIVPKGFGVPPWAE